CGGAACACGACCCAGCGGGTTCTGATGCTCTTGGAGGCATTTCCCGTTCGACAAGCACCCTACGCCGGCGAGCTGGGACCTTATGAGCGCGTGACCCGAAATATTCTGTTTCGCTACCTTCACGACGACACCAATTTCGCCGCAACGGGGACGACGGGCTCACGCATTCCACGGTTCTTGCCGAACGACATCGTGCGGTATTGGCGAACGATGTGCGTCGACTTCGCCTACAAGGAATGGGAGCAGGCCAGTGGCAAGTGGGCGATCCGCAACATCAAGCTGCGAATGTCGCGCAAGCTATTATTCGTCTCGGGGTTGCTCACCGTCTTTAGCTGCTTCAGGAACGACGCACTACAAATCGACGCGGTGAAGCCCGACGAGCATTTGCCGATGATGGAAAAGCATTTGACACGGTTTGTGCGCTCCACGTCGGTTAGTATCCTGGTATGGACGCTCGACCGCCTTGGGATGGCCTCCCAGGCGGCGGACATCCTCACGCGCTATGACGACTTTTTGCGGCGACTCGACAAAGCGGACGTTCGCAGTCATCTTGGAAGCTTGCCGGCCCATGACGTTTACCGCGACCCGCAGTTTTTGGAGTTGAGGGAAACCAGCCATCAATTCCAGGACGCTCTCGACGAGGTATTCTTCAGGGCGGACACGGATTTGCGGGAATTCACGCTACGCTATGGGGTGTTTTAATATGGTGGTTGGATTTTCAACGGGAAGTCTTGCGTTGGGCAACGTGCGGCTGGGCCTGCAGATGGTCGAGGGGCACGCCACGGCGGCCGTCGAACTTTCGGCACTGCGCGAAGAAGAGCTCCCGCCGCTGGTCGGCTCGCTGGACGACCTCGATCTTGCCGACTTCCGCTACATTTCGCTTCACGCGCCCAGCAAGCTGAAGGCGATGTCGGAGAGCGAGGTGGTGCGGTTGCTGCGCCCGGTTGCCGAACGCGGCTGGCCCGTTATCGTTCATCCCGACGTCATCGGCGACTTCGACGAGTGGCGCACGCTCGGCGACCGGCTGTGCATCGAAAACATGGACAAGCGGAAGCGCACGGGGCGGACGGCAGGCGAGCTGGCGTCGTTCTTCAGGGAATTGCCCGACGCGACGCTGTGTTTCGACATCGGCCACGCGCGGCAGATCGATCCGACCATGTGCGAGGCCGACGCCATCCTGCGGCAGTTCGGCGGGCGGCTCCGGCAAATCCACCTGAGCCTGGTCAACTCGCAAGGCGGGCATGAGCCGTTGAACTACGAGAGCATGCTCGCCTTCCGCCGAGTGTCCCACCTCTTGCCCAAAGATGTTCCGATCATCCTCGAAACGCCCGTCGCGGCGGCGCGGATCGAGAACGAGCTCGAAAAGGTCGGCTGGCTGATCGAGTGAACCCGCGACCTGGCGCGGGGGCGTGGCCGAGAACCGCCGACCCGGCTTCACTGCCCGTGCAGGCATGCTAGAATAGGGAAAATGACCGGCTCGGTTGGCGATGGGGGTGAGATCGCCGCAAGCAATGCCAAATGACGCCCAGGTCGAATTTTGGTCCGTGGTCAGGCGCTGCATCCGTGAGTTTCACGCCAGGCGGTCCACGTCTGCCCTGAGCAAGGCGACACGTCTGCGCAAGAAGATCGAAGGCCTACCCTTCGAGGAAAAGGAGCTCTTTTTCCATGCAGAGCCATTCGACGTAGCTTGCCGCCTGGCGGGGCATTCGCTTCGAGTCGAAGACTACCTCGCGCGGTATCTGGAGATCCGCGACGGCGAAGGCGATCGCTGTTGCTGAGCAGGCCCGATATGCCACCCGACTACCCCTTTTCGCCGGATTATGCCGTGCCGCCCGGAGCCACGCTCAAGGAAACGCTCGAAACGAAGGGAATTTCGCAGGCCGAGCTTTCCTTGCGAACCGGGCTGGCTGAAAAGACCATCAGCCAGATCATTAACGGCGTCGCCCCAATCACGTACAACACCGCCGAGAAGTTAGAACTAGCGCTCGGTGTCCCGGCACGCTTTTGGATCAACCGCGAGCTGGTTTATCGAGCGGCGCGACCTAGCGGTTCGCCAAGGAGAACACGCTAATTCCCCGAACAGCCTTAGGCCGCGGCGAAGATGCCTGATTGAGACGGCCAAGTTGACAATCCGTTCAGGCAAGCTATTTTAGTAAGGATGACGCCGCCTCGCGAAAATGACGCCGCTCCGGAAATCGTCGACGCACTGGCCGAATTGCTGGGCCAGCCGTTGAAGGAAATTCGCGTGCAGGAAGCAGCGGGACCGCGCCGCCCCGACCTAGTCGTTTCGACGCCGGGACGGTATTTCGTGGCCGGATACAAAAATGTC
This genomic interval from Pirellulales bacterium contains the following:
- a CDS encoding TIM barrel protein; protein product: MRLGLQMVEGHATAAVELSALREEELPPLVGSLDDLDLADFRYISLHAPSKLKAMSESEVVRLLRPVAERGWPVIVHPDVIGDFDEWRTLGDRLCIENMDKRKRTGRTAGELASFFRELPDATLCFDIGHARQIDPTMCEADAILRQFGGRLRQIHLSLVNSQGGHEPLNYESMLAFRRVSHLLPKDVPIILETPVAAARIENELEKVGWLIE
- a CDS encoding helix-turn-helix transcriptional regulator, with protein sequence MPPDYPFSPDYAVPPGATLKETLETKGISQAELSLRTGLAEKTISQIINGVAPITYNTAEKLELALGVPARFWINRELVYRAARPSGSPRRTR